A window of Tautonia plasticadhaerens contains these coding sequences:
- a CDS encoding class I SAM-dependent methyltransferase — MSDVLGRETFESIYAGTPAWDIGRPQRALVEVADRVTGTVLDAGCGTGENALFFAGRGHPVLGIDFLEGPIMESRRKAEERGLDAEFARMDALTLLGLDRHFDTVIDSGLFHVFSDEDRARYVAGLAHVTSPGGRLFLL, encoded by the coding sequence ATGAGCGACGTGCTGGGCCGTGAAACCTTCGAGTCGATCTACGCCGGCACGCCCGCCTGGGACATCGGCAGGCCGCAGCGGGCGTTGGTCGAGGTCGCCGACCGGGTGACGGGGACGGTCCTCGATGCGGGCTGCGGCACCGGCGAGAACGCCCTGTTCTTCGCCGGGAGGGGGCATCCCGTGCTGGGGATCGACTTCCTCGAAGGCCCGATCATGGAGTCCCGGCGGAAGGCCGAGGAGCGTGGCCTGGATGCCGAGTTCGCCCGGATGGACGCCCTGACATTGCTGGGTCTCGACCGCCACTTCGATACCGTGATCGACAGCGGCCTGTTCCACGTCTTCTCCGACGAAGACAGGGCACGCTACGTCGCCGGGCTAGCCCACGTGACCAGTCCAGGCGGTCGGCTCTTCCTGCTTTGA
- a CDS encoding SprT-like domain-containing protein, producing MDLEQLDAIARRELERHGLRGWTFGLSRTRRRLGVCKYRAKRIEVAEYYARHSPPETVLDTLLHEIAHAIAGPAAKHGPKWKAIAVRLGATPRACESSQQVVVQPGDWQATCPGCQRTVHLYRQPRSLGGYRCRCEARSPLTFEYVGDPARMPARPMTAQESARWEARCAGCGTVHLRVRRPKPGLWRCKCSNRCEIAWRPRSE from the coding sequence ATGGATCTGGAGCAACTGGACGCAATCGCCCGCCGGGAATTGGAGAGGCACGGCCTGCGGGGATGGACGTTCGGACTGTCGAGGACGAGGCGTCGGCTGGGCGTGTGCAAGTACCGGGCGAAGCGGATCGAGGTCGCCGAGTACTACGCCCGGCACAGCCCGCCGGAGACGGTCCTCGACACGCTGCTCCACGAAATCGCCCATGCCATCGCCGGACCCGCCGCCAAGCACGGACCGAAGTGGAAGGCCATCGCCGTCCGGCTGGGGGCCACGCCTCGTGCCTGCGAGTCGTCGCAGCAGGTGGTCGTCCAGCCCGGCGACTGGCAGGCGACCTGCCCCGGCTGTCAGCGGACCGTCCACCTCTACCGGCAACCGAGGAGCCTGGGCGGATACCGCTGCCGGTGCGAGGCCCGCTCGCCGCTGACGTTCGAGTACGTGGGCGACCCGGCACGGATGCCCGCCAGGCCCATGACCGCCCAGGAGTCGGCCCGGTGGGAGGCGAGGTGTGCCGGCTGCGGGACGGTGCATCTGCGGGTCCGCAGGCCGAAGCCGGGCCTCTGGCGGTGCAAGTGCTCCAATCGTTGCGAGATCGCCTGGCGTCCCCGGTCTGAATGA
- a CDS encoding alpha/beta hydrolase: MTILFLHGWHSVPGGVKPSYLARHGHEVINPPLDDDDFAQAVRTAQAEYDRHHPDVIVGSSRGGSVAMNLDSGSTPLVLLCPAWRRRGTATTVKPGTAILHSEADDVIPIADSRELVRASGLPESALIVVGTDHRLADPEPLAAMLEACQGAATSPEAR, translated from the coding sequence ATGACGATCCTCTTCCTCCACGGCTGGCACTCGGTCCCCGGCGGCGTGAAGCCGTCCTACCTGGCCCGTCACGGCCACGAGGTCATCAACCCGCCGCTGGACGACGACGACTTCGCCCAGGCCGTCCGCACCGCCCAGGCCGAGTACGACCGGCACCATCCCGACGTGATCGTCGGCTCCTCCCGTGGCGGGTCCGTGGCCATGAACCTGGACTCGGGCTCGACCCCGCTCGTCCTGCTCTGCCCGGCCTGGAGGCGCCGGGGCACGGCCACCACGGTCAAGCCGGGCACGGCCATCCTGCACTCCGAGGCCGACGACGTGATCCCGATCGCCGACAGCCGGGAGCTGGTGCGGGCCAGCGGCCTCCCAGAGTCGGCCCTGATCGTCGTCGGCACCGACCATCGGCTCGCCGACCCCGAGCCGCTGGCGGCGATGCTGGAGGCATGTCAGGGGGCGGCGACCAGCCCGGAGGCCCGATGA
- a CDS encoding RNA 2'-phosphotransferase encodes MEKRLVRVSKYLSKYLRHAPQELGLTLRPGGWVPVDDLLAAAQEHGFPIAYDELVEVMETNDKRRFSFDGSGELIRANQGHSVEVDLHLEEREPPEVLYHGTVERFLPAIMEEGLVRGNRHHVHLSRDVETARRVGARRGKPIILEVAAGRMHRDGHRFFVSANGVWLTDAVPPGYLTVT; translated from the coding sequence ATGGAGAAGCGGCTGGTCCGGGTCAGCAAGTACCTGTCGAAGTACCTCCGGCACGCCCCGCAGGAACTCGGCCTGACGCTCCGGCCCGGCGGCTGGGTGCCGGTGGACGACCTGCTCGCTGCTGCCCAGGAGCACGGCTTCCCCATCGCCTACGACGAGCTGGTCGAGGTCATGGAAACGAACGACAAGCGGCGGTTCTCGTTCGATGGGTCGGGCGAGCTGATCCGGGCCAACCAGGGGCACAGCGTCGAGGTGGACCTGCACCTGGAGGAGAGGGAGCCGCCCGAGGTGCTCTACCACGGCACGGTCGAGCGGTTCCTGCCGGCGATCATGGAAGAGGGGCTCGTGCGGGGCAACCGGCACCACGTCCACCTGTCGAGGGACGTGGAGACGGCCCGCAGGGTCGGGGCGAGGCGGGGCAAGCCGATCATCCTCGAAGTCGCCGCCGGGCGGATGCACCGGGACGGGCACCGATTCTTCGTCTCGGCCAACGGCGTCTGGCTGACCGACGCTGTGCCGCCGGGCTACCTGACCGTGACCTGA
- a CDS encoding alpha/beta fold hydrolase: protein MKKTITTGPMEMMEHALALRSGRTLEVREYGDESGHPVIFFHGLIGSHHQASYIADQARQNGLRVIAPNRPGVGRSGFTRRTTPLDAVPDVEELAEALGLGEFSVIGISGGAPYALATLSRLGHRVQTATIISGMGPPQLPGALDGMDRRRRLLLGIGSRNPRLARRAFQEAADRFQADPERFLPRLIATWSAPDRMIFRRREVFELFLRDLHSVFTEGVGAEGLAQELALYRNYGFPLRSLPKDRRVTLWQGLADTIVPPAMAWALVRALPNCEALLVPGGHFMAVDEAHRIVARLREQLDEPASLENQT, encoded by the coding sequence GTGAAGAAAACGATCACCACGGGGCCGATGGAAATGATGGAGCACGCCCTCGCCCTTCGGTCCGGCAGGACGCTGGAGGTCAGGGAATACGGGGACGAGTCCGGGCACCCGGTGATCTTCTTCCACGGGCTGATCGGCTCGCACCACCAGGCGTCCTACATCGCCGACCAGGCGAGGCAGAACGGCCTGCGGGTCATCGCCCCGAACCGGCCCGGCGTCGGCCGCTCCGGCTTCACCCGGCGGACGACCCCGCTCGATGCCGTCCCCGACGTAGAGGAGCTGGCCGAGGCCCTCGGGCTGGGCGAGTTCAGCGTCATCGGCATCTCGGGCGGTGCCCCCTATGCCCTGGCGACCCTCTCCCGGCTGGGCCACCGGGTGCAGACGGCGACGATCATCAGCGGCATGGGGCCGCCGCAGCTGCCCGGAGCCCTGGACGGCATGGACCGCAGGCGACGGCTGCTCCTGGGAATCGGCTCCCGGAATCCCCGGCTGGCACGGCGGGCCTTCCAGGAGGCGGCGGATCGCTTCCAAGCCGACCCGGAGCGGTTCCTCCCCCGGCTGATCGCCACGTGGTCGGCCCCCGACCGGATGATCTTCCGCCGCCGAGAGGTCTTCGAGCTGTTCCTGCGTGATTTGCACTCGGTCTTCACCGAGGGGGTCGGGGCAGAGGGGCTGGCCCAGGAACTCGCCCTCTATCGCAACTACGGGTTCCCGCTCCGATCCTTGCCGAAGGACCGGCGGGTGACGCTCTGGCAGGGGCTCGCCGACACGATCGTGCCCCCGGCGATGGCCTGGGCGCTGGTCCGGGCGCTGCCGAATTGCGAGGCCCTCCTCGTGCCGGGCGGGCACTTCATGGCAGTGGACGAGGCCCACCGGATCGTCGCCCGCTTGAGGGAGCAGCTCGACGAGCCGGCATCCTTGGAGAATCAGACCTGA
- a CDS encoding SOS response-associated peptidase → MCGRYTLRAKRETIAEAFDLPEVPELPARYNIAPTQDVPVVRPGPDQGHRTLCLLHWGLIPSWADDPSIGNKMINARAETVAEKPAFRHAFKTKRCLVVADGFYEWRREGKHKRPYFIRMKDDRPFAFAGLWERWDKGGGPIESCTLITGEPNEVVAPVHDRMPVILHDSDYDIWLDPEVTDPKMLRPLLVPYPAEEMEAYPVSTLVNSPANDVDECIERVG, encoded by the coding sequence ATGTGCGGTCGATACACGCTCCGGGCCAAGCGTGAGACAATTGCCGAGGCGTTCGACCTTCCCGAGGTGCCGGAGCTGCCGGCCCGCTACAACATCGCCCCGACCCAGGACGTGCCCGTCGTCCGGCCCGGCCCCGACCAAGGTCATCGGACGCTCTGCCTGCTGCACTGGGGCCTGATCCCCTCGTGGGCCGACGATCCGTCGATCGGCAACAAGATGATCAACGCCAGGGCCGAGACCGTCGCCGAGAAGCCGGCGTTCCGCCACGCCTTCAAGACCAAACGCTGCCTCGTGGTCGCAGACGGCTTCTACGAATGGAGGCGAGAGGGCAAGCACAAGCGGCCCTATTTCATCCGCATGAAGGACGACCGGCCCTTCGCCTTCGCCGGGCTCTGGGAGCGCTGGGACAAGGGCGGCGGGCCGATCGAGAGCTGCACGCTCATCACGGGCGAGCCCAACGAGGTCGTGGCCCCGGTCCACGACCGAATGCCCGTGATCCTGCACGACTCGGATTACGACATCTGGCTCGACCCCGAGGTCACCGATCCGAAGATGCTCCGTCCGCTCCTGGTGCCTTACCCCGCCGAGGAGATGGAGGCATATCCCGTCTCGACGCTGGTCAACAGCCCGGCCAACGACGTGGACGAGTGCATCGAACGGGTCGGATAG
- a CDS encoding nucleoside deaminase produces MDHETYMRRCLELAREAGDRGDSPVGSLIVVAGRVVAEASEELPTGGAVTGHAEILAVQRAVDTLGGPDLSGGTLYTTAEPCFMCSYVIRQARIASVVYGRSTPLIGGITSSHPILIAADLDPWRPAPEVIGGVLEEECLALRKRSSGGR; encoded by the coding sequence ATGGACCACGAGACCTACATGCGCCGCTGCCTCGAACTGGCACGGGAGGCCGGCGATCGGGGCGACTCGCCGGTCGGCTCGCTCATCGTGGTCGCCGGGCGGGTCGTCGCCGAGGCGAGCGAGGAGCTTCCGACCGGAGGGGCAGTCACCGGGCACGCCGAGATCCTCGCCGTGCAGCGGGCGGTGGACACGCTCGGCGGCCCCGACCTCTCGGGCGGCACGCTCTACACGACCGCCGAACCGTGCTTCATGTGCTCTTACGTCATCCGCCAGGCCCGCATCGCCTCCGTCGTCTACGGGAGGAGCACGCCCCTGATCGGGGGCATCACCTCGTCGCACCCGATCCTGATTGCCGCCGACCTTGACCCGTGGCGTCCCGCCCCGGAAGTGATCGGCGGCGTGCTGGAGGAGGAGTGCCTGGCCCTCCGCAAGCGATCTTCCGGGGGTCGATGA
- a CDS encoding Dabb family protein, whose translation MKATLIRWSVPALVTLCVLGANAMPAQDAGKPLAHMVFFTLKDRSEESRQRFVDSCHKYLADIEGSTYFSVGTIAEDVEEPVSVKDFDVALHVVLRDKATKEAYLVHPQHERFVEENRPHFAQVRVFDSYLTEPGE comes from the coding sequence ATGAAGGCCACCCTGATCCGCTGGTCCGTGCCCGCCCTGGTCACCCTCTGCGTCCTCGGGGCCAACGCCATGCCCGCCCAGGACGCCGGCAAGCCGCTGGCCCACATGGTCTTCTTCACGCTCAAGGACCGCTCCGAGGAGTCCCGTCAGCGGTTCGTCGATTCCTGCCACAAGTACCTCGCCGACATCGAGGGCTCGACCTACTTTTCCGTGGGCACGATTGCCGAGGACGTGGAGGAGCCGGTCAGCGTCAAGGACTTCGACGTGGCCCTGCACGTCGTCCTCCGGGACAAGGCGACCAAGGAGGCGTACCTCGTCCACCCGCAGCACGAGCGGTTCGTCGAGGAGAACCGGCCGCACTTCGCCCAGGTCCGGGTCTTCGACAGCTACCTGACCGAGCCCGGCGAGTGA
- a CDS encoding DNA-methyltransferase: protein MSLPSDASAWPTDRLSDEAVRAIQTCRKHGKAAARHAWQAGAYLSILHARLVKGRKWAAWLHRHEEVVSEDTARRYILLYERTGGRAAGLDGMTLTEAYAAFGITRFTEAASTPPGSNGDGSIHGHERLEADHRRQSSHETPILNGFNGNHHHPVVPNDLEEPADTLAGIGEKAILRAAKEIRQRQNAGRLRRQREREEAARAQRGGKRTWVVTADQRVARCHAVIADPPYGISGEPWEPEDLEGYTREWCGRWSKCGADLVAIFWSQGKLFEGRRWFDESLSGYTFQQVLTWHANNNGAHKSRRWLKQSWEPIFLYRRGGSDRLILAEDKAWSGDLHNLDCYVAPVPQVNYSGHDLKQHPTQKPVSVMRWLVHALSEPGEMVATPFCGVAPCGVAAVQLGRKYHGIEIDERYRRIAEGRIAMYGMA from the coding sequence GTGTCCTTGCCGTCGGACGCATCGGCCTGGCCCACGGACCGGCTGTCGGACGAGGCGGTGCGGGCGATCCAGACCTGCCGCAAGCACGGGAAGGCGGCGGCGAGGCACGCCTGGCAAGCAGGGGCTTACTTGTCGATCCTCCACGCCCGGCTGGTCAAGGGACGGAAGTGGGCGGCCTGGCTCCACAGGCACGAGGAGGTCGTCTCCGAGGACACGGCCCGCCGCTACATCCTGCTCTACGAGCGGACCGGGGGCCGGGCGGCGGGGCTGGACGGGATGACGCTGACCGAGGCATACGCCGCCTTCGGGATCACGAGATTCACTGAGGCCGCCTCGACTCCACCCGGATCGAACGGGGATGGCTCGATCCATGGCCACGAACGGTTGGAGGCCGATCATCGTCGCCAGTCGTCCCACGAGACTCCGATCCTGAACGGGTTCAACGGCAATCATCACCACCCCGTCGTGCCGAACGATCTCGAAGAGCCCGCTGATACCCTCGCAGGGATCGGCGAGAAGGCGATCCTCCGGGCCGCCAAGGAGATCCGGCAGCGGCAGAACGCCGGGCGGCTCCGCCGGCAGAGGGAGCGGGAGGAGGCGGCTAGGGCGCAGAGGGGAGGCAAGCGGACCTGGGTCGTCACCGCCGACCAGAGGGTCGCCCGATGCCACGCCGTCATCGCCGACCCGCCCTACGGGATCAGCGGGGAGCCGTGGGAGCCGGAAGACCTGGAGGGGTACACACGAGAGTGGTGCGGGCGGTGGTCGAAGTGCGGGGCCGACCTCGTGGCGATCTTCTGGAGCCAGGGGAAGCTGTTCGAGGGCCGGCGGTGGTTCGACGAATCGCTCTCGGGCTATACGTTCCAGCAAGTCCTGACCTGGCACGCCAACAACAACGGGGCTCACAAGAGTCGCAGGTGGCTCAAGCAGAGTTGGGAGCCCATCTTCCTCTATCGGCGGGGCGGCTCCGATCGGCTCATCCTGGCGGAGGACAAGGCGTGGAGCGGCGACCTGCACAACCTGGACTGCTACGTCGCTCCGGTGCCGCAGGTCAATTACAGCGGTCACGACCTGAAGCAACATCCGACGCAGAAGCCGGTGAGCGTGATGCGCTGGCTGGTCCACGCTCTCTCGGAGCCGGGCGAGATGGTCGCCACGCCGTTCTGCGGCGTGGCCCCGTGCGGGGTCGCCGCCGTACAGCTCGGGCGCAAGTACCACGGGATCGAGATCGACGAGCGGTATCGGCGGATCGCCGAGGGGCGGATCGCCATGTACGGGATGGCGTAG
- a CDS encoding site-specific DNA-methyltransferase — MARIGDVLVAPVGSNEPGVGHPAVFPLTLADQLIRTFSTEEDLVLDPFCGSGQTLLAGKGCGRRYLGIEREERYVQLALGRPGR, encoded by the coding sequence GTGGCCCGAATCGGCGACGTGCTGGTGGCTCCCGTCGGGTCCAACGAGCCGGGGGTGGGTCACCCGGCCGTCTTTCCATTAACACTCGCCGATCAGCTGATCAGGACGTTCAGCACGGAGGAGGACTTGGTGCTCGACCCGTTCTGCGGCAGCGGGCAGACGCTCCTGGCCGGCAAGGGGTGCGGGCGGCGCTATCTGGGCATTGAGCGAGAGGAGCGGTACGTTCAGCTCGCATTGGGGCGGCCGGGGAGGTGA
- a CDS encoding DUF6884 domain-containing protein — protein MVDPVGDLRPAYLDRHTEIHLASSHRDDAIMARSEPDDLLVIVPCGQAKVWDDDPGRRPVAARDAYTGSPFKVNRAYAEAFASRWVILSAKYGFIPPDFPLPGPYNVTFKRKATGPVGVATLIDQVREQRLDEQPRIVGLGGKDYRAVIEAAFAPSGRIVEFPFAGLPIGLAMQATRRAILEAEPIPREDTAMTVRFPMRTRFLEPLRLGIKLHRHRLDEGRPIEVVLGPGGYQGRWVVVVREEDGERFEAVGSMNDPSRFPQRIRAAALALHREGAYGRFLVEHDREGGVVTIRRDG, from the coding sequence GTGGTCGATCCGGTCGGAGACCTTCGACCGGCCTACCTGGACCGCCACACCGAGATCCACCTGGCCTCAAGTCATCGGGACGATGCGATCATGGCCCGTTCGGAGCCCGATGACCTGCTCGTGATCGTCCCGTGCGGCCAGGCGAAGGTCTGGGACGACGACCCCGGCCGGAGGCCGGTCGCTGCTCGGGACGCCTACACCGGCTCCCCCTTCAAGGTGAATCGGGCCTACGCCGAGGCGTTCGCCTCCCGCTGGGTCATCCTCAGTGCGAAATACGGCTTCATCCCGCCCGACTTCCCGCTCCCCGGCCCCTACAATGTGACCTTCAAGCGGAAGGCGACCGGGCCGGTCGGGGTCGCCACGCTGATCGATCAGGTCAGGGAGCAGCGACTCGACGAGCAACCGAGAATCGTCGGCCTCGGAGGCAAGGACTACCGGGCCGTCATCGAGGCGGCGTTCGCCCCGTCCGGCCGGATCGTGGAATTCCCGTTCGCCGGGCTGCCGATCGGGCTGGCGATGCAGGCGACGAGGCGGGCGATCCTGGAAGCCGAGCCGATTCCTCGGGAGGACACCGCCATGACCGTGCGATTCCCGATGAGGACGAGGTTCCTCGAACCGTTGCGGCTGGGCATCAAGCTCCACCGGCACCGACTCGACGAGGGGCGTCCGATCGAGGTCGTGCTGGGGCCGGGCGGCTATCAGGGCCGATGGGTCGTGGTCGTCCGGGAGGAGGACGGGGAGCGATTCGAGGCGGTCGGCTCGATGAACGACCCGTCCCGCTTCCCGCAGCGGATCAGGGCCGCCGCCCTGGCGTTGCACCGGGAGGGGGCCTACGGCCGATTCCTCGTCGAGCACGACCGGGAGGGCGGGGTCGTGACGATCCGCCGGGACGGCTGA
- a CDS encoding IS630 family transposase (programmed frameshift), producing the protein MKKYIVTLTADERQALLDLISAGKASALKLAHARILLKADAAEGGPAWPDDRIAEAVEVSVATIERVRQRFVEQGLEAALVRKTQARPSRQRALDGRAEAKLIALACSEPPDGRKAWTMRLLADKLVELEIVPSISDETVRRSLKKGELRPHLKQQWCIPPEANAEFVAAMEDVLEVYHRPYDETRPLVCLDEASKQLIGETVVPIPAAPGRLERFDHEYVRNGTANLFMVTMPLLGWRAVHVTERRTALDFAEVVRWLVEEVHEEAEKVVLVMDNLNTHKIASLYEAFPPERARRIAGKLEIHHTPKHGSWLNMAEIELSVLARQCLDRRIGSSEELKREVAAWEEDRNERMVGIRWQFTTADARIKLHRLYPATQ; encoded by the exons ATGAAGAAGTACATCGTGACGCTCACCGCCGACGAACGCCAGGCCCTCCTCGATCTCATCTCCGCCGGCAAGGCCTCCGCTCTGAAACTGGCCCATGCCCGCATCCTCCTCAAGGCTGATGCCGCCGAGGGCGGGCCCGCCTGGCCCGACGACCGCATCGCCGAGGCCGTCGAGGTCTCTGTCGCCACCATCGAGCGGGTCCGCCAGCGGTTCGTCGAGCAGGGCCTGGAGGCCGCCCTGGTCCGCAAGACGCAGGCCCGTCCCAGCCGCCAGCGGGCCCTCGACGGCCGGGCCGAGGCGAAGTTGATCGCCCTGGCCTGCTCGGAGCCCCCCGACGGCCGCAAGGCCTGGACGATGCGATTGCTGGCCGACAAGCTCGTCGAGTTGGAGATCGTCCCCTCGATCTCCGACGAGACGGTGCGCCGCTCTTTGAAAAAAG GCGAACTGAGGCCGCATCTGAAGCAGCAGTGGTGCATCCCGCCGGAGGCGAACGCCGAGTTCGTGGCGGCGATGGAGGACGTGCTGGAGGTCTACCACCGGCCCTACGACGAGACGCGACCGCTGGTCTGCCTCGACGAGGCGAGCAAGCAACTGATCGGCGAGACGGTCGTGCCGATCCCGGCAGCGCCAGGGCGGCTCGAGCGGTTCGATCACGAATACGTCCGCAACGGGACGGCCAACCTGTTCATGGTGACGATGCCGCTGCTGGGGTGGCGTGCGGTCCACGTCACCGAGCGTCGGACGGCGTTGGACTTCGCCGAGGTGGTGCGTTGGCTGGTGGAGGAGGTGCACGAGGAGGCGGAGAAGGTCGTGCTGGTGATGGACAACCTGAACACGCACAAGATCGCCTCGCTGTACGAGGCGTTCCCGCCGGAGCGGGCCCGTCGGATCGCCGGGAAGTTGGAGATCCACCACACGCCGAAGCACGGGAGTTGGCTGAACATGGCGGAGATCGAGCTGTCGGTGCTGGCGAGGCAGTGCCTGGACCGGCGGATCGGGTCGAGCGAGGAACTGAAGCGGGAGGTCGCGGCGTGGGAGGAGGACCGCAACGAGCGGATGGTGGGCATTCGGTGGCAGTTCACCACGGCGGATGCCCGGATCAAACTGCACCGACTATACCCGGCAACTCAATAG
- the drmD gene encoding DISARM system SNF2-like helicase DrmD, translating to MAVHHGGCPDQTAPTIPGNSIADDHYSDDTEYDEATSDALDTATRLFAEPTEEEQALLQRMKDWARKARGQRDSKARQLVAWLNEHLKPGGKWSDERVIIFTEYRATQNWLQEVLAVEGFTAGDRLLTMYGGMDTEKREEVKAAFQTSPEVSPVRILLATDAASEGLDFQNFCHRLIHYEIPWNPNRMEQRNGRVDRHGQKADEVLVYHFVGKGYKERAGRQSGGQASDLDADLEFLMRVALKVETIREDLGKVGTVIAEQVEEAMLGRRTTLNTEKAEEESKSIRRMLRFERDLQKQVQALMQQYRETRKELRLSPENIQKVVEVGLALAGQPPLTPTRTDDGKPCLRLPPLKGSWAACTEGLEHPHTKEVRPVTFDESVSRGRDDVVLAHLNHRLPQMCLRLLRAEVWAERGRSKLHRVTARVVPDGVLGAPAVVAHARLVVIGGDSHRLHEEVIAAGGLIKDARWGGRLNVGQVEAALAGATGERPSERVRAKLLELYPALASSLASALEARMRDRVDGLQKRLAERADKEARDIESILTELRRSIEAELNDPAYIQPMLFDDPEMERFERNKEAMRARVREIPGEIERETAAIRARFADPQARMFPVAVTMLIPATMA from the coding sequence GTGGCAGTTCACCACGGCGGATGCCCGGATCAAACTGCACCGACTATACCCGGCAACTCAATAGCGGACGACCACTACTCCGACGACACGGAGTACGACGAGGCCACGTCCGACGCCCTGGACACGGCCACCCGCCTCTTCGCCGAGCCGACGGAGGAAGAGCAGGCTCTTCTTCAGCGAATGAAGGACTGGGCCAGGAAAGCCCGTGGGCAGCGGGACTCCAAGGCCAGGCAGCTCGTGGCGTGGCTGAACGAGCATCTCAAGCCCGGCGGCAAATGGTCGGACGAGCGGGTCATCATCTTCACCGAGTATCGGGCGACCCAGAACTGGCTCCAGGAAGTGCTGGCGGTGGAGGGGTTCACGGCCGGCGACCGGCTGCTGACGATGTACGGCGGGATGGACACGGAGAAGCGGGAGGAGGTCAAGGCGGCGTTCCAGACCTCGCCGGAGGTCAGCCCGGTCCGCATCCTGCTGGCGACCGACGCCGCCTCGGAGGGCCTGGACTTCCAGAACTTCTGCCACCGGCTGATCCACTACGAGATCCCCTGGAACCCGAACCGCATGGAGCAGCGGAACGGGCGGGTGGACCGCCACGGCCAGAAGGCCGACGAGGTGCTGGTCTACCACTTCGTCGGCAAGGGATATAAGGAGCGGGCGGGCCGCCAGTCCGGCGGTCAGGCGTCAGACCTGGACGCCGACCTGGAGTTCCTGATGCGGGTGGCCCTGAAGGTGGAGACCATCCGGGAAGACCTGGGCAAGGTCGGCACGGTCATCGCCGAGCAGGTCGAGGAGGCGATGCTCGGGCGGCGGACGACGCTGAACACCGAGAAGGCCGAGGAGGAGTCCAAGTCGATCCGCCGGATGCTCCGATTCGAGCGGGACTTGCAGAAGCAGGTCCAGGCCCTCATGCAGCAGTACCGGGAGACCCGCAAGGAACTCCGGCTCTCGCCGGAGAACATCCAGAAGGTCGTCGAGGTCGGCCTGGCGCTGGCGGGCCAGCCGCCGCTCACCCCGACCAGGACCGACGACGGCAAGCCGTGCCTCCGGCTGCCGCCGCTGAAGGGGAGCTGGGCGGCCTGCACCGAGGGGCTGGAGCATCCGCACACGAAGGAGGTCCGCCCCGTCACGTTCGACGAGTCGGTCTCCAGGGGGCGGGACGACGTGGTGCTGGCGCACCTGAACCACCGCCTGCCCCAGATGTGCCTGCGGCTCCTGCGGGCCGAGGTCTGGGCGGAGCGGGGCCGGTCGAAGCTGCACCGGGTCACGGCCCGAGTGGTGCCGGACGGCGTGCTGGGCGCCCCGGCGGTGGTCGCCCACGCCCGCCTGGTCGTCATCGGCGGCGACAGCCACCGGCTCCACGAGGAGGTCATTGCGGCGGGAGGGCTGATCAAGGACGCCCGCTGGGGCGGGCGGCTCAACGTCGGCCAGGTCGAGGCGGCGCTGGCCGGGGCGACGGGCGAGCGGCCGTCGGAGCGGGTCCGGGCGAAGCTGCTGGAACTCTACCCCGCCCTGGCATCGTCGCTGGCCTCGGCGCTGGAGGCCCGGATGAGGGACCGGGTGGACGGCCTCCAGAAGCGGCTGGCGGAGCGGGCCGACAAGGAGGCGAGGGACATCGAGTCGATCCTCACCGAGCTGAGGAGGTCGATCGAGGCCGAGCTGAACGACCCGGCCTACATCCAGCCGATGCTCTTCGACGACCCGGAGATGGAGCGGTTCGAGCGGAACAAGGAGGCGATGCGGGCGAGGGTGCGGGAGATCCCCGGCGAGATCGAGCGGGAGACGGCGGCGATCCGGGCGAGGTTCGCCGACCCGCAGGCCCGGATGTTCCCGGTGGCGGTGACGATGCTGATCCCAGCGACGATGGCGTGA